Proteins from a genomic interval of Kiritimatiellia bacterium:
- a CDS encoding phosphatidylserine decarboxylase produces the protein MRIVREGWPLVGAAAAPGACIALVAGLTGSPAGVAGGAALATVAAGAMAWFFRDPPRNVPADPDALLSGADGRVMEIAEESEPEFIRGPAVRISVFLSLFDVHVNRAPIAGRIVALQHQPGRFHFAFLAKASRENERNTIVIEGAHGICIVRQIVGPVARRVVHWLEIGQHVGAGQRIGLMKFGSRLDVLVPFDSIEILVRPGMMVRAGESRLGRYRTARS, from the coding sequence ATGAGGATCGTCCGCGAAGGATGGCCGTTGGTGGGCGCGGCCGCAGCGCCGGGCGCATGCATCGCCCTGGTCGCCGGACTGACCGGATCGCCGGCCGGGGTTGCTGGCGGTGCCGCGCTGGCGACGGTCGCCGCTGGTGCAATGGCATGGTTTTTTCGGGACCCGCCCCGAAACGTACCCGCCGACCCCGATGCGCTCCTTTCGGGCGCCGACGGTCGGGTGATGGAGATCGCCGAGGAATCCGAACCGGAGTTCATCCGAGGGCCCGCGGTCAGAATCAGCGTGTTTCTCAGTTTGTTCGATGTGCACGTCAACCGAGCGCCCATCGCCGGCCGCATTGTGGCGCTCCAGCATCAGCCCGGTCGGTTTCACTTCGCGTTCCTAGCCAAAGCGTCGCGCGAGAATGAACGCAACACGATCGTGATTGAGGGGGCCCACGGCATCTGCATCGTCCGTCAAATCGTGGGGCCAGTCGCCCGGCGCGTGGTGCACTGGCTCGAGATCGGTCAGCATGTGGGCGCCGGTCAGCGCATCGGCCTGATGAAGTTCGGCTCCCGACTGGATGTTCTGGTTCCGTTCGACTCGATTGAGATTCTCGTTCGACCGGGTATGATGGTGCGGGCGGGCGAAAGCAGACTGGGGCGATATCGGACGGCGCGATCGTGA
- a CDS encoding CDP-alcohol phosphatidyltransferase family protein produces the protein MNSSVRRAIVNAMTLGVLVAGIAALLAGLAENISLAAELILLAAIIDGLDGALARALRATSDFGERLDTYVDTVTFGVVPAVVTYQALWADYGLWGSAAAGLVILMAVLRFARGCSFASPTGRHVFRGLPIPVSASWLAILLLVMDKDLFEVSPLAADRGAVIAVYSLVALVLVLLQISNVRYLKPSRRQLRTAMLAVLVAGLITRLPLTAFCAVASLSLLVYVIDGLRRHRAHALLARGDEHEAVIRR, from the coding sequence GTGAACAGCTCGGTGCGAAGAGCAATCGTCAACGCAATGACCCTCGGCGTGCTCGTTGCCGGCATTGCCGCATTGCTAGCGGGGCTGGCCGAGAACATCTCGTTGGCGGCGGAATTGATTCTGTTGGCCGCGATCATTGACGGCCTGGATGGCGCGCTGGCCCGAGCGCTTCGCGCGACCTCGGACTTTGGCGAGCGGCTCGATACCTACGTGGACACCGTGACATTCGGCGTTGTACCCGCCGTCGTCACCTATCAGGCGCTGTGGGCGGATTACGGCCTTTGGGGAAGTGCCGCGGCCGGCTTGGTGATCCTGATGGCGGTATTGCGATTTGCACGCGGATGTTCCTTTGCATCGCCCACCGGCCGGCATGTGTTCCGAGGCCTGCCCATCCCGGTCAGCGCAAGTTGGCTGGCGATCTTGCTGCTGGTGATGGACAAGGACCTTTTTGAGGTCTCTCCGTTGGCGGCGGACCGCGGAGCGGTGATCGCGGTCTACAGCCTGGTCGCGCTCGTGCTCGTGCTCCTCCAGATCTCTAATGTGCGATATTTGAAACCGTCGCGCCGACAGCTACGAACTGCGATGTTGGCCGTGCTGGTCGCCGGACTCATCACGCGGCTGCCCTTGACCGCATTTTGTGCGGTCGCCAGCTTGAGCCTGCTCGTGTACGTGATCGATGGTTTGCGCCGGCATCGTGCGCACGCGCTGCTGGCCCGCGGTGACGAGCATGAGGCGGTGATTCGCCGCTGA